GATCCATGGTGGTGTGCCGATGTTGAATTCTTGTTTGAGCTCAAGGGAGAGCGAAGCACGGCTGTTCGTGAGTATTGATCTCATGTTGATCTTGACGCTGGCTAATGAATCACAGAATACCCACGAATACCGCCCAAACAAATGCGTTCAATCATTCAGCAAGAGACAAACGCTCTGCTTGCTCACATTCACAACCAACGGGCCACACAAATTAACGAGACCAATGATCTAGCGAGCATCAATCGCAACAGTGATGTGGTAGATGCACCGCTTATCAGGGCCTTCAACTTTCTCCGTGAGTTCATGCTCTAACATGCCGAGGCGCTTGGGACTGATATGGGCCAGAACTTTTATCCCTTACATACCAACTTGAAATATTACACTACCAGGCCAATTTAATGCGAACTATGGGCTTAGCGGACGTTTTAACGATTGAGCTTGCGCCAGACCGTAAATCAATGAAGATCTGGTATTGGGTGTAGGTGTCAAAATCTGGGGAATGTAtccttggtgcttattttCCATTAGCACTAAAAATAGGCGCGCCGGCCAACCTCCTGGAAAGCCTGACCTCCCCCTCCCACCGCACGGAGGCCTGATCACAGTCAGCATCCAAATGACAAGCGAAGCCCAACTTCGTGAGCTGGCAAAAGAACGGGAGCAGCAAAGGAAGAGCCGAGGTGGGAAGGCTCGGCCAGGGTTGACCAGTCAAGCTGCACTACTACCGTCTTTCCCGAGTGTATCTCTGCCCCAATCGGATTCCCGAAGACCAAGAGGCGGGCAGTCGTGGGCCGTTCGGGTCCGGGAGGACTTGGAGAGACGATCGAAGTTGGCGGCTCATGCTACTGCCCGGGCTGGGGCGGATGTGAATCCGAGGCCGACGAGTGTGAGCGGGGCAGCGTCGGGGTCTGGTTTGGGTGGGGATGTGGGCGGGGTTCGACCGAGTGACGAGGTAGAGCATGCACGGTTCCTGGTCAAGTGGGAGCCCGTGGCGGATTGGTTGGGTATTAGTGTGCCCCGTGAGGTTGGAGACGAGGATGATCTTCAAGTGGTGCGTTTTAACTTGAGTTTTGGTATTTTTCCTCTAATTGTTTAATTTCAAGGACGCCTCTGCGCTGAGTTTTGCGACCATCTATCACAATGCCATTCGGAAACACTCAGATGCTATCACGCGTGCTCTGCATACCCAAGTTCCCGATGCTGAGCTCAAACCATTTGGACCGGCCGGGAACCTCGCGATGGTCCAGTCTCGCATCTTGGTTTCCATTTCACCTCGAAACGGGTTCGTTTTGGTGCAGGACACAGCGGACATGGCCTCGCCTGGCCGGGTCAGTCGGTTTACGCAGGCGGGCGAAGCCGTCAGCAGGCAGCCGCAAGCACTAGCAGAACAAGTCGCGCTGCTCAAGTTTGCAGTACGTCGGACGTATTTCCTTTTGTATTTTGGGGTGTCTCACACGTCATGCGCTCTAGATCATCGCCGACTCCGTAGAGCAGCAAGTCCGATTCCTGGGCTACCCATGCACACGGAATCGAGGATTCCCACCTCGGTACCAAGTCCTCATCCAAAAGTTTGGGCATGGGGCCAGACACTTTTTGTTCACGCCCCTGGCTGGCTTCCCGTCATATGACGTCGTGATTATCGTCGCCGATGAAGGGTTCCGGTAAGTTTGGTGACTATGTCTATTTTGAGACATAGCTGATTGGATATATAGGTATGGATTGATTGAGACCGAGGTGGCTGGAGGGTATGTGAGCTGGAAGGACGGGACGTTGTTGGATGTCGAGTCAATACGGCGTCACAAGGCTGGCGTTGGTGCGGAGGCTCTTCAGGAGCAGCCTAGGCCCGAGTAAGTTAGTTCCTTGTGCCCTGGAGGAACACTTCTGATAGTGGATTAGCTTTGAGATTGACGGACAAACGTTGCGAGATGTTCATGCCTATTGTCGGTACGTTGGTCGTTTTGTCTTGGACGCTTCTGGTCTGATCTACAATCCAAAGGGCACGAGTATCCTACGCGCTTGTCGAGGCTCAGCTCAGGTACCTTACCCTTCCCTATACCATCGCGTACAATACCAAACCGGGCTCGACCGTCGTTGCTCCGCCCGCACGGGGTTACCCACTTTCCCAATCCATTCCAGCACTGGCCGTCTCGGCAACAGACCTATTCCGAAAAGGCAATACCACGggggacaaggacaaggacgtcgaggaccAGGTTGCGATCGAAGTCATCGGGTGGTGGAACCCCACTGCATCGTGTCAGGTCGCGACCAGTGTCCGACTCAAACATGCACCGCCTGTTTCTTCAGCAA
The window above is part of the Rhizoctonia solani chromosome 7, complete sequence genome. Proteins encoded here:
- a CDS encoding mediator complex subunit Med14 yields the protein MHDPEVRSAPSHPLKIRIHRDSISKGAPSPTTLVNGHATANGKPEPREEDEALPRTLMGQVPLSVAVSRIVQNAYAELGNMAETLPSQSDHDRKRHIFQYVLTTRKGFVKMYVATKWAENARAVQTCLDIMQYCNRAGEQLQLSSAHLSTIANALGSLRIRNADLLTALDVLTTGTYRRLPSITKELYTPQKPMSKEDIVKVMRDTDAAIRLRLRSTELLPTEMNSYRVADGRVYFTVPNRFMASFTVLGGTNDDPWWCADVEFLFELKGERSTAVQYPRIPPKQMRSIIQQETNALLAHIHNQRATQINETNDLASINRNSDVVDAPLIRAFNFLQLLSLTYQLEILHYQANLMRTMGLADVLTIELAPDRKSMKIWYWVTKNRRAGQPPGKPDLPLPPHGGLITVSIQMTSEAQLRELAKEREQQRKSRGGKARPGLTSQAALLPSFPSVSLPQSDSRRPRGGQSWAVRVREDLERRSKLAAHATARAGADVNPRPTSVSGAASGSGLGGDVGGVRPSDEVEHARFLVKWEPVADWLGISVPREVGDEDDLQVDASALSFATIYHNAIRKHSDAITRALHTQVPDAELKPFGPAGNLAMVQSRILVSISPRNGFVLVQDTADMASPGRVSRFTQAGEAVSRQPQALAEQVALLKFAIIADSVEQQVRFLGYPCTRNRGFPPRYQVLIQKFGHGARHFLFTPLAGFPSYDVVIIVADEGFRYGLIETEVAGGYVSWKDGTLLDVESIRRHKAGVGAEALQEQPRPDFEIDGQTLRDVHAYCRARVSYALVEAQLRYLTLPYTIAYNTKPGSTVVAPPARGYPLSQSIPALAVSATDLFRKGNTTGDKDKDVEDQVAIEVIGWWNPTASCQVATSVRLKHAPPVSSAKSKSRSGVLRITPRLYYNTLTHVVTFVSESVEGCVGSFLAGWTSVRRLIVIAREIVKMHKTRHWKDVKLLSSDLQQVVFQYFQDYTLSIRWRPAPAQNELSANVQTDSGSYELSFSCLNQATPWNPHSDLESHFTRRLQDDLAAGDITSFAVLLRDSLPVLLEINRIAIHTSINARLDVFYKAVGWYRVLIDSRYGLDFRLLSRRRLAILDATQSLDRPVLAPIPLIEGIVKRLVPECQLISLSRGALVSFDEDGAKLQGVGVKFVERVIRVLSMGEAGLS